In the genome of Candidatus Nealsonbacteria bacterium, the window TCCGGTGGTTGTTCCCCATTCAAAACCTCTTTTCGTAACATTAGCAGAGCCACGGAAATCAATGTTGCCTTTAAGGGTAGCTGAGTTTTCGCCTATAGGCGTGGCATCGATAGTTTTAACTATTGGTACGGCTTCTCCATTTATTATTGTTAGAGTGTATGTAACAGGAGCAACAAGCATGCAGTCTCTGGGGTTAGAAAGAGTAAAAATAACTGTTCTGGCGCCAGGATTAGCGGGATTAGGATGAATTGTTGGTTTAAAAAAATGATTAGGAAAGCCAGGCTTAAAAACAAAATCTTCATCAATAGGATCATAATCTACCCTTTCTTCAGCCGTACCGCCAGTACTTTCAATATGTACTCTTTCTGCGCCACCCGCCCCAGGCAAAATATTTAAGTAGATTATTGTTAGCGGATCTTCTGCGTCCACAAATCCGGAATCTTCTGAAAAAGAAACGCTGGGAGCGAAAGATCCGTATTCCTGAAATAGAAAATCTGTAGTAATGCTTTGATTCAAAAAATTTCCAGGAGCTCCTAATGGAGAGGTAAAAAGACTTCCTCCAGAATAAGGGCCGTTTGGTTCAGCATAGTCTGCTTGCCAATAACATGGCGCTGAACTATTAGCGTCAGTACACCTAACTACAATTGCATATTTAGTGTTTGGACTTAATAAAACAGGACTCTGCCTAAAAGCTATTGTTCGAGTGGCATAAGCCAAAGGCAAATCACCGGCTGTTGTGGTTCCGAATATTAAATCAGTACCCGTCGGAAATCCACGTCCATCTACATTTCTAATACTAACCTTAAGATCTCCTGAGGGCCTATCAACTCTTTTTAACCACAACCATACACTTTTTATATAATGATTTTCGTTATCTCCCGTTTTACCAACAGTAAAAGTCTGAGCACCCCAGATATCTCCGTATAAAGCTTTGGATTGTCCACCACTAACAGGTTGTTGTTCATATAATTTCCAGTCATTATCCTCAATTGTAAAAGTAAAATCATCATCTGGACCAATTTGAGGTTCATGTTCAGCATCAAGATAAGAAGAAGAAGCATTGTAAATGTTTAGGAAAAACGTCTCGTCATTTTCTTGTTCACTATCGTCTAAAATACTGACGTAAATATATTCTTTTTTAACGTTGGGACCAAAAGTAAGAATACCGTTTCCTTCAAGATTATAGTCGTCACCCTCATCAATATATGCTTTACATATGCTCCATCCCGGATGCCCCGGAACCGACTCACATCCTGGGTCTCCAGCCGTACCGCCGGCAATAATTTTATACTGTACAGTAATGGTCGCATTCACGCTTTCGGAGAGTACAACTGCAATAGGCACCATGCCAGCCTCTTCTGGCCAGGAATAAGAAGTCGGATCAAAATTTATTTGAGGATGACAATTACATGGCTTTCCGCTGCCACAATAATCTGGTATTAATGGCCCTCCTGTCAGTGGACAATATTTTGATGGACTGACAGAACTACATTGTTCGCAAGGTGTTAAAAAAGTCTGACCTTCAATTGATTCGGAACAGGCGCAAGAACAAGTTGAAGTATCAAAACCAGAACAATCATCCTTGCAAGAAAGGGTTCCTCCTATAAGAGGCGGAGCTGATTGAAGAAGACAGGTTTCTCCAGCACCAGAACAAGGACCATTACAATCACAAAGTTCAGAGCCTTCTCTAATGCCATTAGGACAAGCTGGAATAGGGGGCAGAACATAAACTATATCAGAACCGCCTATTCCCCCAGATATTTCATAACAAGGAGAATTTCCGGCGCCTAAACAAAAAAAGCTTTCAGTTTCCAAATCAGCATGAAGTTTATAACCTGCACCCGAAGAGGTGGATATATATTGATAGGAAAAAAATTTGTTACCAATTATTTTACCAAAAAGAGGATCTTTTGGTACTTGAGGAAGATAAGGAGCAAGTTTTTCTAGTAAGTCACATCCCGGCTTTAAGTTATCTCCTTCAACTGAGCACCATGCTTCTTCTCCCGTAGAGGTGGGGTATATGCCTTTATCCATTTTATATAATTGTAAAGCATCCCTTAGAGTATTAATTTCTGCCACTCTCTTTGTGTCTCTGCCTTTCGCTCTTTCCCCTTGAACCCAAGCAAAAGCAACCCCGCTTATAATTCCTACAACCGCAATAACAACTAAAAGTTCCGGAAGGGTAAAAGCTTTTTTTAATTTAAACATTTTTTATGGTGTTATTTTTATTATTATATTATAAAACAAAAAAATAAACAAAGCACCTGTTTATAAAGTAAACAAATTTTCCAAAGATTGAGTATTAATAATATCCTGTTTTTTTGCCCAGCCTCTTCTGGCTTGAAAAATGCCGAATTCCATAAATTTCAATTGGTCTTTGCGGTGAGAATCGGTATTTATTGCCAGCTTAACCCCGGCTTCCATTGCTTTTTTTATATTAATATCGTTCAAATCCATTCTTTCCGGACAAGCGTTCACCTCCAAAGCCACTCCAAATTCTTTGGCTGCCCTTAAAATTTTATCGAAATCCGCCTGATATTCGTCTCTTTTTTTAAGGATTCTCCCTGTAGGATGGGAAATAATTTTAACAAAAGGATTTTTCATGGCTCTTATAATCCTTTCCGTCATTTTGGCTCTGGGCATTTTTAAAGAAGAATGAACGCCGGCAATTACATAATCTAACTTCGAAAGAGCTTTGTCTTTAATATCTAAAGACCCGTCGTTTAAAATATTAGTTTCCGCTCCCTGCAAAATTTTAAATTTTAAATTTTCTTTTTTTAATTTACGATTTAATTTTTCTATTTCCTTTCTTTGTTTTTCCAATTGTTTCTCGTCCAAGCCCTGCTCTATCCTTAAAAATTTAGTGTGGTCGCTGATCCCCAAATATTCATAACCTTTTTCAATTGCCGTTCGGGCCATTTCTAAAATTGAATTTTCCCCGCCATCCCAATCAGAGTGGCAATGCAGATCTCCTTTAATATCGCCCAACTCTATTAGCTTTGGTAACTTCCCCTCCAGAGAAGCTTCAACTTCGCCCCTGTTTTCTCTGAGCTCAGGCTCAATAAATAACATTCCCAATGCCCGATAAATTCCTTCTTCGCTCCAGCCGGCCACCATTTTTTTCCCCTTAAAAACGCCGTATTCGTTAAGCTTTAATCCTTTATTTATTGCAATTTTTCTGGTGGCAATATTATGCTCTTTGGAACCTGTAAAATATTGCAAAGCAGAACCGTAGCTTTTTTCAGGAACCGCCCTTAAATCAACATCAAATCCCCCGCTCATTTTAACCGAAGCTTTGGTAAGGCCTTTGGCCCAAACCTTATCAACACCGGGCAAAGAAACAAAAAAATCCATTACTTTTTTTGGATTTTTCGTAACAACTAAAAAATCGACGTCGCCAATTGTTTCTTTTTTCCTTCTCAGGGAACCGGCTTGTGAAATTTTTTTAATTTCCTTTAATGCTTTCAGTTTTTCTTCTATTTCTTTAGCTTTGGGAAAAATTTCTCCCAAAAGAAACCGACCCTTGCTTCTTTTCAAAAAAGCGATTCCTTCTAAAATATTTTTTTCACTCTTTTCTCCAAAACTAAAAAGAGAAGCAATTTTGTGGCCTTTGGCGGCCCTTTCCAGTTCTTTTAAATTTTTAATTCCCAGTTTTTGATAAAGAACTTTTATTTTTTTAGGACCCACCCCTTCTATCGCCATTAACTCATCCAGTTCTACCGGAAGTTTCTTTTTTAATGACTCGTAATATTTTATTTTCCCAGTTTTTAAATATTCTTCCATGCTATCGGCGATATTCTTTCCGACTCCGGGAATATCTTCCAAGGCTCCTTTCCCTCCTTTTTTATAGATATCTTCAAGGTCTTCTTCCAAACTTTCTATATTTAAAGCCGCTTTTTCGTAAGCATAAGGTTTGAAAGCCACGTCGTCTATAGCCAAAAAAATAGCTATGTCATAAAGAATTTTAGCAACCTCTTGGTTTTTCATTTTTTATTTATTCTCTATGAAAAATTTCTTTAAAAGAAAAATGCAAGCCATGGTCAAAAACTCCCTTGATTTCATTTTTTAAACCAAAAAGAAAAACAACGCTGATTAATCCCAAAATCCCAACTCCCACAAAAATTATTTCAAATCCAAAACTGGTTACCGCCCAACCGCCTAAAGCTCCGGCAACGCCTATGCCGATACCCAAGCCCGTAGCATCCAATCCCCACTCAGTAGCTTCTTTGCCTTTATCGATATGACGGGTAAAAATAGCCTGCCATCCTGAAAGAGATAAAGCCATCCCCACGGCGTTAAGCGCCTGCAATAAATAAATGTGCCCGGGACTTTTAGCAAATAAAAAACCGAACGAAACCATCGAGGCCATAAACAATCCCGCAACCAAAAATAAATAATCATCCTTTTCTCCAGGACATTTATCTAAAAACATACCGATGGGAACCCTGAGAACGGATTTTAAAATCCAGTAAACCGCGGCTGCCAAGCCCACTACAAGGGCCGATCCGCCCTCAATTCTTTGAATAATGAAAATAGCGAAAATAGGATTGATTAATCCCCAGCCCGTCCAAAAAAACAAATCGCTCAAGATTAAATATTTTACAATACGATTAATTTTAAATTTCATTTTTTAATTATACCATATGGCAATTATTTCTAATAAAAAAAAATTCCGCCTCTTGGTGGAATTTTTGAAAAATTATTTTGTTTTCATTGTTTATTCCTCGGGCTCTTTCGAAACGAATTTATCGATTATTTCCATTATTCTCTTTTTAATCAGTTCGATGCCAACTTTCAGTAGAAGTAAAAGGCCGGTTAAGCAAATAAGCGAATCCATCGCTCTTAAAACCAAGGAAAAAGCAACTCCAACATTGGCCCCTAATCCGAAGCCTTGGAAAACCAACGCTTGCGCTGCTTCTTGAATGCCCAATTGAGCCGGAATAGGAGACATGTCGGCTAAATTAAAAAAACCGTAGGCAGCGAGTGCCTTTAAAACATTTAATCCTCCTTGAAAGAAAAAAATTAAAAGCCAAGCTCTCATTAAAATAATTGAATATTTTAAAAGTGAATTTCCTATCGCTATCCACATTTCTTTTTTTCTTGGTTTAAAAAATTTAAGCGTTTCTTGTTCTCCGCCAAAAATTAATTTCCCCCCCTTGCCCTCTTTGACTTTTTCAGGATCTTTGCCAAAAATTTTTAACAACCCGGATAAAACACTCTGGCCTTTGAAACTTTTAATATAGAAATTTAT includes:
- a CDS encoding lysylphosphatidylglycerol synthase transmembrane domain-containing protein; protein product: MKKILLFLISLTIGVVVFGIVTSKVGFNDIAQAFSLFSLRGFCVILFLTLIIALIDIWKLKFILKSQGYNISYWGVAQTWLPGVAISYLSPFAIWGGEFFMTYTLTKKYFLPWEKSGAAVFIFRAVDATIFFPFLILGVLIFPITAGYFPASKVLIAGGIITAIFVVLLINFYIKSFKGQSVLSGLLKIFGKDPEKVKEGKGGKLIFGGEQETLKFFKPRKKEMWIAIGNSLLKYSIILMRAWLLIFFFQGGLNVLKALAAYGFFNLADMSPIPAQLGIQEAAQALVFQGFGLGANVGVAFSLVLRAMDSLICLTGLLLLLKVGIELIKKRIMEIIDKFVSKEPEE
- the polX gene encoding DNA polymerase/3'-5' exonuclease PolX, with protein sequence MKNQEVAKILYDIAIFLAIDDVAFKPYAYEKAALNIESLEEDLEDIYKKGGKGALEDIPGVGKNIADSMEEYLKTGKIKYYESLKKKLPVELDELMAIEGVGPKKIKVLYQKLGIKNLKELERAAKGHKIASLFSFGEKSEKNILEGIAFLKRSKGRFLLGEIFPKAKEIEEKLKALKEIKKISQAGSLRRKKETIGDVDFLVVTKNPKKVMDFFVSLPGVDKVWAKGLTKASVKMSGGFDVDLRAVPEKSYGSALQYFTGSKEHNIATRKIAINKGLKLNEYGVFKGKKMVAGWSEEGIYRALGMLFIEPELRENRGEVEASLEGKLPKLIELGDIKGDLHCHSDWDGGENSILEMARTAIEKGYEYLGISDHTKFLRIEQGLDEKQLEKQRKEIEKLNRKLKKENLKFKILQGAETNILNDGSLDIKDKALSKLDYVIAGVHSSLKMPRAKMTERIIRAMKNPFVKIISHPTGRILKKRDEYQADFDKILRAAKEFGVALEVNACPERMDLNDINIKKAMEAGVKLAINTDSHRKDQLKFMEFGIFQARRGWAKKQDIINTQSLENLFTL
- a CDS encoding DUF2341 domain-containing protein, producing MFKLKKAFTLPELLVVIAVVGIISGVAFAWVQGERAKGRDTKRVAEINTLRDALQLYKMDKGIYPTSTGEEAWCSVEGDNLKPGCDLLEKLAPYLPQVPKDPLFGKIIGNKFFSYQYISTSSGAGYKLHADLETESFFCLGAGNSPCYEISGGIGGSDIVYVLPPIPACPNGIREGSELCDCNGPCSGAGETCLLQSAPPLIGGTLSCKDDCSGFDTSTCSCACSESIEGQTFLTPCEQCSSVSPSKYCPLTGGPLIPDYCGSGKPCNCHPQINFDPTSYSWPEEAGMVPIAVVLSESVNATITVQYKIIAGGTAGDPGCESVPGHPGWSICKAYIDEGDDYNLEGNGILTFGPNVKKEYIYVSILDDSEQENDETFFLNIYNASSSYLDAEHEPQIGPDDDFTFTIEDNDWKLYEQQPVSGGQSKALYGDIWGAQTFTVGKTGDNENHYIKSVWLWLKRVDRPSGDLKVSIRNVDGRGFPTGTDLIFGTTTAGDLPLAYATRTIAFRQSPVLLSPNTKYAIVVRCTDANSSAPCYWQADYAEPNGPYSGGSLFTSPLGAPGNFLNQSITTDFLFQEYGSFAPSVSFSEDSGFVDAEDPLTIIYLNILPGAGGAERVHIESTGGTAEERVDYDPIDEDFVFKPGFPNHFFKPTIHPNPANPGARTVIFTLSNPRDCMLVAPVTYTLTIINGEAVPIVKTIDATPIGENSATLKGNIDFRGSANVTKRGFEWGTTTGVYLSSSTETSSYPEGPFDFPVATLKKCTEYFYRAIAYNSVGWGTGEEKSFRTIGCRPPALWTNAATKGATWAILSGLFTIPPLGPNDVTERGFKWGTASGVYPNIWTETSAYYPPGTYTSTINVICDTSYYYRAIAKSSDGWGTATNQIQFTTDGCTTSATPTVVTKDATIIGNTTATFNATITDSGTASTTQKGFRWGTTLGGPYPNIWTQTGTWGAGGYSSSTTGLTSCTNYYYRGIAYNSVGWSTATNEIQFKTTGCDWYDPWLFRKKITIDRTKVAADLIDFPVLISTISADLSSKAQYDGDDILFTLSDGITKVPHEIEKYASSTGGLIAWVKINVSSTADTYLYMYYGNAVVSNQQQIINTWDSSFMMVQHMNGAPYSAVDDSTVNNNDVTGANGCTFNQSAKIGYGVVFSKAASNWLSISDSSTLRPANGITMEAWFKTASITTGQRIFNKGIVTSPYSGYSLLVYADRFLWQMYAGALNQYDDFSATILNNTWYHVVASYDKQYMRVYLNGSLLASHVETDPITHNSTVPLYIGRSNAGGEYFDGLLDEVRISSNGRSAAWISTSYSNQSSPSTFMSFGIEENL
- a CDS encoding MFS transporter, producing MKFKINRIVKYLILSDLFFWTGWGLINPIFAIFIIQRIEGGSALVVGLAAAVYWILKSVLRVPIGMFLDKCPGEKDDYLFLVAGLFMASMVSFGFLFAKSPGHIYLLQALNAVGMALSLSGWQAIFTRHIDKGKEATEWGLDATGLGIGIGVAGALGGWAVTSFGFEIIFVGVGILGLISVVFLFGLKNEIKGVFDHGLHFSFKEIFHRE